One Felis catus isolate Fca126 chromosome D1, F.catus_Fca126_mat1.0, whole genome shotgun sequence DNA segment encodes these proteins:
- the LOC101100916 gene encoding olfactory receptor 4C16-like → MRLNNNVTEFILLGLTQDPVRKKIVFVTFLLFYLGTLLGNFLIITTIKTSRALGSPMYFFLFHLSLSDTCFCSSVAPRMIVDAFFKKSTISFSECMIQVFSFHFFGCLEIFILILMAADRYVAICKPLHYTTIMSQRVCAVLVAMAWVGSCVHSLAQIFLALSLPFCGPNVIDHYFCDLQPLLRLACTDTYVINLLLVSNSGAICTLSFVMLMCSYVNILYSLRNHSAEGRRKALSTCVSHIIVVILFFGPCIFIYTRPATTFPMDKMIAVFYTLGTPLINPLIYTLRNAEVKNAMRKLWKKKLILGDKR, encoded by the coding sequence ATGCGGCTGAATAATAATGTGACAGAGTTCATTCTCCTTGGGTTGACCCAGGATCCTGTTAGGAAGAAAATAGTGTTTGTCACTTTCTTGCTTTTCTATTTGGGGACATTGCTGGGTAACTTTCTGATCATTACTACTATCAAGACCAGCCGGGCCCTTGGGAGTCCaatgtactttttccttttccacttgTCCTTATCTGACACCTGTTTCTGTAGTTCCGTAGCCCCTAGAATGATTGTGGATGCCTTTTTTAAGAAGAGCACTATCTCTTTCAGTGAGTGCATGATACAGGTCTTCTCATTCCATTTCTTTGGCTGCCTGGAGATCTTCATTCTTATCCTCATGGCCGctgaccgctatgtggccatctgtaaGCCCCTGCACTACACAACCATCATGAGTCAACGGGTCTGTGCTGTGCTGGTGGCTATGGCCTGGGTGGGGTCCTGTGTACATTCTTTAGCTCAGATTTTTCTGGCCTTGAGTTTACCCTTCTGTGGTCCCAATGTGATCGATCACTATTTTTGTGACTTGCAGCCATTGTTGAGACTCGCCTGTACAGACACTTACGTAATCAATCTACTCTTGGTGTCCAATAGCGGGGCCATTTGTACCCTGAGTTTTGTCATGCTGATGTGCTCCTATGTTAATATCTTGTATTCTCTGAGAAACCACAGTGCTGAAGGGAGGAGAAAAGCCCTCTCCACCTGTGTCTCCCACATCATTGTGGTCATCTTGTTCTTCGGTCCttgcatatttatatacacacgCCCTGCAACCACCTTCCCCATGGATAAGATGATAGCTGTATTTTATACACTTGGAACACCTTTGATCAATCCTCTGATTTACACGCTGAGGAATGCAGAAGTGAAAAACGCCATGAGGAAATTATGGAAGAAGAAGTTAATCTTAGGTGACAAAAGATGA